One Callithrix jacchus isolate 240 chromosome 4, calJac240_pri, whole genome shotgun sequence genomic window, tatttttagcaaagacagggttttgccatgttgcccaggctggttttgaactcctgagctcaggcagtctgcctgccttggccacccaaagtgctgggatgacaggtgtgagccattgcgcctggtcagtgtgatttttttaaaaagtgtctaaaTGAAGCAAGAGCAGGGGTTGGCCAGATAAATAGTTCTGCCTCTGAAGGCCATCCTATCTTTGTCCCAGCTTTTTGCCTCTCccattgtagtgcaaaagcagccaaaaGGGAAACCAGGTGAGCTTGGCTACCTCTCATTAAGCATTATTTAAATCCAAGGTGGCGGctccctgccccgccccgcccgcccgcccgccatCCCTCGCTTGCCTTCCAGCGCCGTTTGCGCTCGGTAGAGCTGGCTCTGCCGGCGCTGAGGGCGGCGGTGCACCAGCCCACCTGCGATGGAACTATGAAATGGACCAATTTTGACAAGATGTAATGCTACAAGTGTGCCTGATGGGATATATTCAGTCATGGCATCTGAACTTTGTAAGACGATCTCTGTGGCAAGGCTGGAAAAGCACAAGAATTTGTTCTTAAATTACAGGAATCTGCACCATTTTCCTTTGGAGTTACTAAAAGAAGAGGGACTGCAGTACTTGGAGAGACTCTATATGAAAAGGAACTCCCTGACAACCTTGCCAGAAAACCTTGCTCAGAAGCTTCCAAACCTTGTGGAACTATACCTGCACTCAAATAACATAGTTGTGGTACCAGAAGCCATTGGGTCCCTTGTAAAACTCCAATGTCTGGATCTTAGTGACAATGCCTTAGAAATAGTTTGCCCAGAAATTGGTCGTCTGCAAGCTTTACATCATCTTCAATTAGCTAATAACCAGCTGCAATTCCTACCTCCAGAGGTTGGCGATTTGAAGGAGCTGCAGACACTAGACATTTCTACCAATTGTTTGCTAACTTTACCCGAGAGGCTTCACATGTGCCTTTCTCTGCTGTACCTCACAGTGGACCGAAATCGTCTATGGTATGTGCCGCGCCATCTCTGCCAGCTGCCCAGCCTCAATGAGCTCTCCATGGCTGGAAACCGTCTTGCATTTTTGCCACTTGATTTAGGTCGATCTCGAGAACTACAATATGTGTACATGGATAACAACATAAACCTGAAAGGCTTGCCATCTTATCTGTACAATAAAGTCATCGGCTGCAGTGGCTGTGGTGCTCCCATTCAAGTTTCCGAGGTGAAGCTGCTTTCCTTTTCATCAGGGCCTCAAACCGTTTTCCTCCCAGCCGAGGTAAAGGCCATAGGGACAGAGCATGATCACATCCTCCCTCTGCAGGAATTGGCCATGAGAAGTCTGTATCATACCTACCACAGCTTTCTGAAAGATTTGAACTTTCTGTCTCCAATCTCATTACCCAGAAGTCTCCTAGAGCTGCTGCACTGCCCTCTGGGGCACTGTCTTCGGTGTAGTGAGCCTATGTTTACCATCGTCTACCCCAAGCTCTTTCCCTTGAGAGAGACGCCAATGGCAGGGCTGCACCAGGGGAGAACAACTGTTAGTTTTGTGGCTTACTGCTGCTCCACCCAGTGTCTGCA contains:
- the LOC103789497 gene encoding leucine-rich repeat-containing protein 28-like isoform X2 codes for the protein MASELCKTISVARLEKHKNLFLNYRNLHHFPLELLKEEGLQYLERLYMKRNSLTTLPENLAQKLPNLVELYLHSNNIVVVPEAIGSLVKLQCLDLSDNALEIVCPEIGRLQALHHLQLANNQLQFLPPEVGDLKELQTLDISTNCLLTLPERLHMCLSLLYLTVDRNRLWYVPRHLCQLPSLNELSMAGNRLAFLPLDLGRSRELQYVYMDNNINLKGLPSYLYNKVIGCSGCGAPIQVSEVKLLSFSSGPQTVFLPAEVKAIGTEHDHILPLQELAMRSLYHTYHSFLKDLNFLGEQLLVLWLTAAPPSVCRLLTC
- the LOC103789497 gene encoding leucine-rich repeat-containing protein 28-like isoform X1; this translates as MASELCKTISVARLEKHKNLFLNYRNLHHFPLELLKEEGLQYLERLYMKRNSLTTLPENLAQKLPNLVELYLHSNNIVVVPEAIGSLVKLQCLDLSDNALEIVCPEIGRLQALHHLQLANNQLQFLPPEVGDLKELQTLDISTNCLLTLPERLHMCLSLLYLTVDRNRLWYVPRHLCQLPSLNELSMAGNRLAFLPLDLGRSRELQYVYMDNNINLKGLPSYLYNKVIGCSGCGAPIQVSEVKLLSFSSGPQTVFLPAEVKAIGTEHDHILPLQELAMRSLYHTYHSFLKDLNFLSPISLPRSLLELLHCPLGHCLRCSEPMFTIVYPKLFPLRETPMAGLHQGRTTVSFVAYCCSTQCLQTFDLLS